gattggttgtaaaaaaaatctttcgaataaaacgtagtttggcaaagataaggacAGTTTAatgacaagagagcaaaaatcataaaaaccgtggtaactcgaaaatgggacgaaaacgagaaaattacctcttaagtttttcaacttaaaatgacctcaggaatccatggttttcatttggggcggtgactgtgtgacaccctgtatattccaAAATTGTTCAGTgacattgtaaaaaaaaaaataaaataaaatggcttttgaaattaaaattgtttaagtcTTTTCCTAATTGACCGCAAAAggacttaaaaaattttaatataatcgAGACcacaaattttgttctttttaacagattaacttgttaataaaaaatttttgttttgctattgGCTTTATATAATATGCACTACATGATCGCAATTTCTTGCTgaataaaagaattattttaatttcatttgaaaagaaatgttaaaataataaagcatacaaatattaaaatttacgaaaactTCAAAACTCTCAAAACTTTTTATGAGATGTAGGTAGGTACGGTTTATAATAAttggttcaaaaattatatcattGCTCTGCCTAGAAATAGCCAATCTGAGCCTatgtaaacaatttttataataaatagaGTTACTCTGTTTTTATCATTGGACCTTATTTCATTTTAGCTtattttagtggagtaactaaagctcaaaaattggaaatattaGGAAATCCGGCAGAACAGCTTAGATTtcgatgatctttttttccaaacgtcggtaattaaaaatactttatagtctatagattaaaaattgccgatgttgccgtattgctctttaaaattaaaattaaatttttttttaacaaaaccatttttttttttgctttaatttcataaaacaaatgatagcaaaagattctctaggtaatttaaggaaaaaaatataagagagtaagggacaatcttccatcgtttaatcgataaatgcaattttctcacaatctgacttcaaacacaaaaaaaaatattttgaaaacaacggcaacacctacaatgtttaaaaatacattttaaaaagccagaagctcattcttatctcttaaattttaatccactaaatttaattaagagtttttgaaaaaattgccgggttccctaataatttgctttagttactctactatttatCTGGTTTGGTaatcttaatttttatatacttaaataaatacaaaagtatAAATTTGATCATATTTTCGAGCACCAATATGTTTTATgtcaatttctaaaaaaaatcaaaattctaattacctacatacatatattaaaaaaaaaactgaaaacatgAAAACGAATAAAACTAAAGATTGCACTAAAAAGactgaaaaatctttaaaaaatctaCTTCTTGCATTAGAAGAACAATTTAAGAACCATTTAAAAGCGTTTTATTCTAATCTAGATATTCAAAAGAACATTATTGATTCAATATGGGTTATAAGTCAACGATTTTTGATCTTAACAAGGTTTGTTTGGAAAATGCTTGTATTGTAAACAATtgacaaatttataaaattatagaGGTGCCATCTGTGTACGTCCATATCCAAAAGAACAAAGTGATCGAGAAGAACGAGAAATGCGATcagattttaaaattcaaaaagacaATCTTACCAATTTAAAGTACCAACATAAATCGATATCGTTCCAGTTACTTATGAATGTTTATCATTCttcctttttattattttagcttAAAATTGGACGTCTCATTGGAGACCTTGAAGCAAAAGTGTAGAACATTCGACAGGACTTTGGCAAATATCGATACGAGTCTACCAAATCAAACCATAGAAGGCAACAACGAACGTCAACCAATACACTATTACATCGAACTCTTTGCTGattgtttaaagttttttaaagccACTCAAAGCCAATTGAGTCCGTTGGGAAGGTTTTTGAATGTTGAAGATATAAAATCAATTGTAGAGTGTAAAAAGCTTTTGGAGCCAGACGAAATGGTGATGGAATACTTTGAGAAATCGATATGTGAGCCTGTGAATAGACATCTCTAAGACTTTTTAAAACTTGa
This DNA window, taken from Episyrphus balteatus chromosome 2, idEpiBalt1.1, whole genome shotgun sequence, encodes the following:
- the LOC129912513 gene encoding uncharacterized protein LOC129912513, with product MKTNKTKDCTKKTEKSLKNLLLALEEQFKNHLKAFYSNLDIQKNIIDSIWVISQRFLILTRGAICVRPYPKEQSDREEREMRSDFKIQKDNLTNLNLKLDVSLETLKQKCRTFDRTLANIDTSLPNQTIEGNNERQPIHYYIELFADCLKFFKATQSQLSPLGRFLNVEDIKSIVECKKLLEPDEMVMEYFEKSICEPVNRHL